The Naumovozyma dairenensis CBS 421 chromosome 3, complete genome genome has a window encoding:
- the NDAI0C03030 gene encoding glycoside hydrolase family 16 protein (similar to Saccharomyces cerevisiae CRH1 (YGR189C); ancestral locus Anc_5.159): protein MVRLQYSTKHLLIPLILSSNLHTVLADSSTVSCNPLSATNCASNPALATSFAEDFSSEPDRFIDQKHAGTITYGGDGMNMTLAKRFDNPSLKSDFYIMYGKVEVILKAGSGTGIISSFYLQSDDLDEIDIEWVGGDGTQFQSNYFSKGSVVTYDRGEFHTVSSPQTEYHNYTLDWAMDKTTWYLDGTPVRVLPNTTSEGYPQTPMYIMMGIWAGGDPSNEPGTIEWAGGLTDYSQAPFTMGIKRVIVTDYSTGKTYSYDDQSGSWESIRAEDGTVNGRYEQAQEDFALLAQDQSISGATSSSTSSSKVSSSTVSSSTSSSSISSSSVLTSAVIFSSPSSSASSIPSSSSASSSSSSSSVETTTRSLTSKNSTSSSNIYVSSSPTTSSSSSMSSARTVLSSSSTRITSSSSSSSSSVSISGSPTSTSTSSSHSGSSTSHSVETSSAAATAVVFFNRGITFLLVFICSLI from the coding sequence ATGGTAAGATTACAATATTCTACAAAACACTTACTGATTCCGCTGATATTATCATCCAATCTTCATACGGTACTAGCAGATTCGTCGACAGTATCATGCAATCCGTTGTCAGCAACAAATTGTGCATCAAATCCTGCCCTTGCTACAAGCTTTGCCGAAGACTTTAGTTCAGAACCTGATAGGTTTATCGACCAAAAACATGCCGGTACAATCACCTACGGAGGTGATGGTATGAATATGACTTTAGCCAAAAGATTTGATAATCCATCTCTAAAGTCagatttttatataatgtatGGTAAAGTGGAAGTTATATTAAAGGCAGGTAGTGGGACAGGGATTATTTCCTCATTTTATTTGCAGAGTGACGATttagatgaaattgatatcGAATGGGTTGGTGGTGACGGTACTCAATTCCAATCCAATTATTTCTCGAAGGGGAGCGTTGTAACATATGATAGAGGTGAATTCCATACTGTTAGTTCTCCACAGACGGAATATCATAACTATACACTAGATTGGGCCATGGATAAGACAACTTGGTATCTTGATGGTACGCCCGTTAGAGTCTTACCAAACACTACCTCTGAAGGATATCCTCAAACACCTATGTATATTATGATGGGAATTTGGGCAGGTGGTGACCCAAGTAATGAACCTGGTACAATCGAGTGGGCAGGTGGACTAACAGACTATAGTCAAGCACCATTTACAATGGGAATTAAGAGAGTGATTGTCACAGATTATTCCACAGGGAAAACGTATTCGTATGATGACCAATCAGGTTCTTGGGAATCTATTAGAGCTGAAGATGGTACAGTTAACGGTAGATATGAACAAGCGCAGGAAGATTTTGCATTATTGGCACAAGACCAATCAATATCAGGTGCTACTTCATCTAGTACGTCTTCTTCAAAGGTGTCATCTAGCACAGTTTCATCGTCcacttcatcatcttccatCTCATCGTCTTCTGTACTAACTTCAGCGGTGATTTTCTCCTCCCCTTCATCGTCAGCCTCTTCTATTCCTTCGTCAAGTTCTGCTTCTAGTTCATCTTCTAGTTCCAGTGTCGAAACAACGACCCGCAGTTTAACATCAAAAAACTCAACGTCAAGTTCAAACATCTATGTCTCATCCTCCCCTACCActtcatcgtcatcatcaatgAGTTCTGCAAGAACAGTATTGTCCTCTTCCTCTACCAGaataacttcttcttcttcttcttcttcttcatctgtaTCGATATCTGGATCTCCTACTTCTActtcaacttcttcttctcaCTCTGGAAGTTCAACAAGTCATTCTGTGGAAACTTCTTCTGCTGCTGCTACAGCGGTCGTTTTCTTTAATAGAGGCATTACCTTTTTACTAGTGTTCATTTGTTCTTTAATATAA
- the RPC17 gene encoding DNA-directed RNA polymerase III subunit RPC17 (similar to Saccharomyces cerevisiae RPC17 (YJL011C); ancestral locus Anc_5.160) has translation MKVLEARDAFLSDYEVLQFLSKLERQNHWDAETILENEKHRKSKNKRKIRRPYNHPELQNITSTSLNFLNMNKNFVQQEGDEEMEDEEAKVKNLERDMKSPLCRMNDAKFSEFVTRLNEYELFKVEKLQIVNQLPGNMVHLYSIVEECDSRFTNEQIETMLSIIKEYS, from the coding sequence ATGAAAGTACTTGAAGCTAGAGATGCATTTTTAAGTGATTATGAAGTCCTCcaatttttatcaaaattagaAAGACAAAATCATTGGGATGCAGAAACCATActagaaaatgaaaaacatCGAAAATCgaagaacaaaagaaaaattaggAGACCTTATAATCATCCTGAGCTACAAAATATCACAAGTACATCACTGAATTTTCTGAATATGAACAAGAATTTCGTCCAACAAGAaggtgatgaagaaatggaagatgaagaagctAAGGTGAAGAACCTAGAGAGAGATATGAAATCACCTCTTTGTAGAATGAACGACGCGAAATTTTCAGAATTTGTCACTCGTCTGAACGAATATGAATTGTTCAAAGTGGAAAAATTGCAAATCGTCAACCAATTACCTGGTAACATGGTGCACCTGTATTCAATTGTAGAAGAATGTGACTCGAGATTCACCAATGAACAAATAGAAACAATGTTAAGcataataaaagaatattcaTAG
- the VTC4 gene encoding Vtc4p (similar to Saccharomyces cerevisiae VTC4 (YJL012C); ancestral locus Anc_5.161) yields the protein MKFGETLRKSLIRQYSYYYIAYDDLKKELEYNLEANNDEWSQDLETSFLEALEIELDKVYSFCKVKHGEVVRRVKEVQQQVQHTVRQIDSNNPPTELDFEILEEELSDVIADVYDLAKFSRLNYTGFQKIIKKHDKKTGFILKPIFQVRLNAKPFFKEDYDDLVVKISQLYDIVRSSGRPIHGDSSAGGKQQNFVRQTTKYWVHPDNITELKLIILKHLPVLVFNTNKEFEREDSAITSIYFDNENLDLYYGRLRKDEGAEAHRLRWYGGMDSDTIFVERKTHREDWTGEKSVKARFALKERHVNDFIKGKYTVPQVFAKMRKEGKKSLKDIENLEALASEIQYAILSRKLRPVVRSFYNRTAFQLPGDARVRISLDTELTMVREDSFDGVDRTHGNWRRTDIGVDWPFKQLDDKDVCRFPYAVLEVKLQTQLGQEPPEWVRELVGSHLVEPVPKFSKFIHGVATLLNDKVDSIPFWLPQMDVDIRKPPLPTNINITRPGRGEGGNEDDYDEDDEDDSALVAAMTDAPGNSFDIEEIIGYGSINPSTNEGPAQNAQTGSHIHTVASANAPYYQRKIREAKNPIGKKYYETIAFFDHYFNGDQISKLPGGTVFDTQIEAPPGKSICVPVRVEPKVYFATERTYLSWVSIAILLGGVSTTLLTYGTPTTMLASIGFFVTSLITLFHAVKVYATRIVNIRLKRAIDYEDKVGPPMICIFLFLSIAFSFFCNLV from the coding sequence ATGAAATTCGGTGAGACGTTGCGCAAGTCCCTAATTCGACAATACAGTTACTATTATATCGCATATGATGATCTGAAAAAGGAGCTAGAATACAATTTAGAggcaaataatgatgaatggTCCCAAGATTTGGAAACTTCATTTCTGGAAGCTTTGGAAATTGAGTTGGATAAAGTGTATAGCTTTTGTAAAGTCAAGCATGGTGAAGTCGTACGAAGAGTTAAAGAAGTTCAACAACAAGTTCAACATACTGTTCGTCAGattgattcaaataatcCTCCAACAGAATTAGATTTCGAAATTCTAGAAGAAGAACTAAGTGACGTCATCGCTGATGTTTATGATCTTGCTAAGTTTTCACGTTTAAACTACACTGGTTTTCAgaaaattatcaagaaaCATGATAAGAAAACAGGATTTATATTAAAGCCTATCTTCCAAGTCAGATTGAACGCCAAGCCATTCTTTAAAGAAGACTATGATGATTTGGTTGTAAAAATATCACAACTTTATGATATTGTTAGATCAAGTGGGAGGCCAATTCATGGGGATTCATCTGCTGGGGGTAAACAACAAAATTTTGTAAGACAGACAACGAAATATTGGGTACATCCAGATAATATTACTGAATTGAAACTGATTATATTAAAACATTTGCCAGTTCTTGTCTTTAACACAAACAAGgaatttgaaagagaagATTCTGCAATTACAtctatttattttgataatgaaaatttagatTTATACTATGGTAGGTTACGTAAGGATGAAGGAGCTGAAGCACATAGGCTAAGATGGTATGGTGGTATGGATTCTGACACTATTTTTGTGGAAAGGAAAACTCATAGAGAAGATTGGACAGGTGAAAAATCAGTTAAAGCGAGATTTGCATTAAAGGAACGTCATGTTAACGACTTTATCAAAGGGAAATATACGGTTCCACAAGTGTTCGCCAAAATGAGAAAAGAAGGTAAGAAATCGCtgaaagatattgaaaatttggaaGCACTGGCATCGGAAATTCAGTACGCTATTTTGAGTAGAAAATTAAGACCAGTGGTAAGGTCGTTTTACAACAGAACCGCATTTCAACTACCTGGCGATGCAAGAGTTCGTATATCTTTAGACACTGAGCTTACAATGGTTAGAGAAGATAGCTTTGACGGGGTTGACAGAACGCACGGTAATTGGAGAAGGACTGACATCGGCGTGGACTGGCCATTCAAACAACTAGACGATAAGGATGTATGTAGGTTTCCCTATGCCGTTTTGGAAGTAAAATTACAAACACAGCTTGGTCAGGAACCTCCAGAATGGGTTCGTGAATTAGTTGGTTCTCATTTGGTGGAACCAGTCCccaaattttccaaatttatCCACGGTGTCGCCACCTTACTAAATGATAAAGTTGATTCCATCCCATTTTGGTTACCGCAAATGGATGTGGACATTAGAAAACCGCCGTTGCCAACAAACATTAATATTACCCGTCCAGGAAGAGGCGAAGGTGGTAACGAAGATGATtatgatgaggatgatgaagatgacagCGCCCTTGTTGCAGCTATGACAGATGCTCCAGGTAATAGCTTcgatattgaagaaattattggATATGGTTCAATAAATCCATCAACGAATGAAGGTCCAGCCCAGAATGCTCAAACAGGAAGCCACATACATACAGTAGCAAGTGCCAATGCGCCATactatcaaagaaaaataagagAAGCTAAGAATCCTATTGGCAAGAAATACTATGAAACAATAGCGTTTTTCGATCACTATTTTAACGGTGaccaaatttcaaaattgcCAGGTGGGACAGTCTTTGATACACAAATCGAAGCCCCACCTGGGAAATCAATTTGTGTTCCAGTTCGTGTTGAACCAAAAGTGTACTTTGCAACCGAGAGAACGTATCTTTCATGGGTTTCTATTGCGATCTTATTAGGTGGTGTTTCTACTACATTGTTGACATATGGGACGCCAACTACGATGCTGGCATCTATAGGTTTCTTCGTTACTTCTTTGATAACGCTTTTCCATGCAGTTAAAGTGTATGCGACTAGAATCGTGAATATTCGTTTAAAAAGAGCTATTGATTATGAGGACAAAGTTGGTCCACCCATGATTTGCATCTTCTTATTCCTTTCTATCgccttttcatttttctgTAACTTAGtttaa
- the MAD3 gene encoding Mad3p (similar to Saccharomyces cerevisiae BUB1 (YGR188C) and MAD3 (YJL013C); ancestral locus Anc_5.162) yields the protein MPSTIKNKKREIIDFTKIELEKENILPLRQGRSAEQLTKALEADEKEKKRIKKYYERRLIDELDTFDDPLALHLEYINAINNLYPQGASSKQSGMLEIIERCLMQFQNSEKYRNDIRYLEMWLWYIEIFFPDEPQEEQYIFVFMLRNKIGSGLALFYDSFSSLLIEMKRYDEAAQLLRLGIREHSKPAYLLINRLQSLECELLDKNIPLNDNLPLEAYFTNVNDPLILGRHKTDIITSNSANRDDSPRDSWKETLQLHEDIFQDEPVEVSNIFEDYRKDITAKLEPKRARNKENKMGSIALEANINLGTLPQDESSVVTDRFKDKIPIYTDHFGRTEPVYKYIETINSKAEKIDCNFGLFYEVSGNEYCIEEILAISRNLYTRDKVANSGRATESVELPTRKKNKARTMIQRRQRK from the coding sequence ATGCCTTCTACtataaagaataaaaagagggaaataattgattttaCTAAGATTGAACTAGAAAAAGAGAATATTTTGCCGCTGCGACAAGGACGATCAGCTGAGCAACTTACAAAAGCTTTAGAGGCTGAtgaaaaagagaagaaacGAATAAAGAAGTATTATGAGAGACGTcttattgatgaattagataCATTTGATGACCCTTTGGCGTTACATTTGGAGTATATCAATGCCATTAACAACTTATATCCACAAGGTGCATCATCAAAACAAAGTGGAATGTTAGAGATTATAGAACGATGTTTAAtgcaatttcaaaattccGAAAAATATAGGAATGATATACGATATTTAGAGATGTGGTTATGGTATATTGAGATATTTTTTCCTGATGAACCCCAGGAAGAACAGTATATTTTTGTCTTTATGTTAAGAAACAAGATAGGATCTGGATTAGCTCTATTTTATGATTCCTTTTCTTCACTCTTAATCGAAATGAAGAGATATGATGAAGCAGCACAGTTACTACGGTTGGGAATTCGTGAGCATTCAAAACCAGCCTATTTGCTGATAAATAGACTTCAAAGCTTAGAATGcgaattattagataagAACATTCCCCTAAATGATAATTTGCCCTTAGAAGCGTATTTCACCAATGTGAACGATCCGCTGATACTTGGAAGGCACAAAACAGACATCATAACGAGTAATTCTGCCAATAGAGACGATTCTCCACGTGACAGCTGGAAGGAAACCTTGCAATTACATGAAGACATCTTCCAAGATGAACCAGTCGAAGTGTCTaatatatttgaagattatAGGAAAGATATTACTGCAAAATTGGAACCGAAAAGGGCTAGaaataaggaaaataaGATGGGATCGATAGCTTTAGAAGCAAATATTAACCTTGGAACATTACCTCAAGACGAATCGTCTGTTGTGACGGACAGATTTAAAGACAAAATTCCAATATATACAGACCACTTCGGAAGGACCGAACCTGTTTATAAATACATTGAAACCATAAATAGTAAAGCCGAAAAGATTGATTGTAACTTTGGGTTATTCTATGAGGTTAGCGGGAATGAGTATTGTATCGAAGAAATTTTAGCTATTTCAAGAAACTTATATACTAGAGACAAAGTAGCAAATTCTGGAAGGGCAACAGAAAGCGTTGAGTTGCCgacaagaaaaaaaaataaagctAGAACAATGATACAACGGCGACAAAggaaataa
- the REC107 gene encoding Rec107p (similar to Saccharomyces cerevisiae REC107 (YJR021C); ancestral locus Anc_5.131) → MARTSTEDISTDITSSSSIVISSPVRSSHNSSPLKLNEADKEILKWAGKLELESCDLREKSSELIGLLKKNSTQLTSVISTLNEIVISTKKNAVMKLIKKLEKQLTIVQNQKVQSQNVVNKTVTLRSKRQRTDTKSNLEQDELEKLTAKFRRNIDDKHRQIIKSNECTQSMLFNVNKQLQDMGDVLLSMSNDLQTLSQRQSTLENGMNSINSNISRLMTRAPLTHKDLPSNGTTLDEDELKRIQNENIKASSFGPITRSRKQMNSMKNDVKFSLSPFENPSGNNNEHRLPTNRDISLTRTIIPWNELIEDKKDVLAYSSEL, encoded by the exons ATGGCAAGAACTTCCACTGAAGATATATCAACGGATATCACTAGTTCCTCTTCAATAGTGATCTCGTCTCCAGTAAGATCATCGCATAATTCATCGCCCCTAAAACTGAATGAAGCTGATAAGGAAATATTAAAATGGGCTGgtaaattagaattagaaagCTGTGATCTGAGAGAAAAATCATCTGAACTCATTGgtttattaaagaaaaattcaactCAATTGACCTCAGTTATTAGCACGTTAAATGAAATCGTCATAtctacaaagaaaaatg CTGTAATGAAACTAATCAAAAAACTGGAGAAACAATTAACTATTgtacaaaatcaaaaagtACAATCACAGAATGTTGTCAATAAAACGGTAACTTTACGGAGTAAACGGCAAAGAACAGATACTAAATCGAATCTCGAACAAGATGAACTGGAGAAATTGACTGCTAAATTTCGAagaaatattgatgataaacatcgtcaaattattaaatccAACGAATGTACACAATCTATGTTATTCAATGTAAACAAACAATTACAGGACATGGGCGATGTGTTATTGTCTATGTCAAATGATTTACAAACGTTAAGCCAAAGACAATCTACTCTAGAAAATGGAATGAATTCGATAAATAGTAATATTTCTAGACTGATGACTCGGGCTCCATTAACACATAAAGATTTACCATCGAATGGCACAACgttagatgaagatgaattaaaaaGGATACAGAACGAAAATATCAAAGCTTCCTCATTCGGTCCTATTACAAGATCAAGAAAACAGATGAACAGCATGAAAAACGACGTAAAATTCTCTCTCTCACCGTTTGAGAATCCATCCGGTAATAACAACGAGCATAGACTGCCTACTAATCGAGATATATCGCTTACCAGAACAATAATACCATGGAATGAACTTATCGAGGATAAAAAAGACGTCTTAGCTTATTCTTCTGAACTATGA
- the LSM8 gene encoding U4/U6-U5 snRNP complex subunit LSM8 (similar to Saccharomyces cerevisiae LSM8 (YJR022W); ancestral locus Anc_5.130): MSPLLKDYLNKKIVIITVEGSCYLAMLEGYDKYTNLIVSDVRNRFDDKLISQFQMLRGSEIVTCGLIEEETKETDEKEEFNKEATKDEQDVVIPKLKDTRNRVANEHLIWQKVYEKKGLS; the protein is encoded by the coding sequence ATGTCACCATTACTaaaagattatttgaataaaaaaattgtcaTAATAACAGTAGAAGGGAGCTGTTATTTAGCTATGTTGGAGGGTTATGATAAATATACAAACCTAATAGTATCAGATGTACGTAATAGGTTTGATGATAAGTTAATCTCACAATTTCAAATGCTTCGAGGTAGTGAAATTGTCACATGTGGACTAATAGAGGAAGAAACGAAGGAAACagatgaaaaggaagaatTTAACAAGGAAGCTACAAAAGATGAACAGGATGTAGTGATACCGAAGCTGAAAGACACTAGAAATAGAGTTGCCAATGAACATTTGATATGGCAAAAAGTGTATGAAAAGAAAGGGTTAAGTTAA
- the MDE1 gene encoding methylthioribulose 1-phosphate dehydratase MDE1 (similar to Saccharomyces cerevisiae YJR024C; ancestral locus Anc_5.129): MSNQNDDSLIHSDDPRHPANLICTLCEQFFHNNWCTGTGGGISMKHPTTNHYYLAPSGVQKEQMKPEDIFVMDSQTLEYLRVPPKYKPSACTPLFLACYKKRNAGGIIHTHSQNADVCSLIFKDQLKIANIEQIKAIPSGNIDPTTGKDISLSFFDTLSIPIIENVAHEEDLIDSLNDVLDKNPHTCAVIVRRHGIFVWGPTIDKAKIYNEAIDYLMELAIKMYQLGIPTTCGIGEEKNYLK, translated from the coding sequence ATGTCCAATCAAAATGACGACTCACTAATCCATTCGGATGACCCAAGACATCCAGCGAATTTAATTTGTACTCTATGTGAACAATTCTTCCACAATAACTGGTGTACAGGAACTGGTGGAGGCATATCAATGAAGCATCCCACTacaaatcattattatttagcACCTTCAGGTGTTCAAAAGGAACAAATGAAACCAGAAGATATATTTGTTATGGATTCTCAAACCTTAGAATATTTACGAGTTCCACCAAAATATAAACCAAGTGCTTGCACTCCATTATTCCTTGCATGttacaagaaaagaaatgcTGGTGGAATCATCCATACTCATTCTCAAAATGCTGATGTTTGTTCATTGATTTTTAaagatcaattgaaaattgcTAATATTGAACAGATCAAAGCAATTCCTAGTGGTAACATTGATCCAACAACTGGTAAAGATATATCgttatcattttttgatACATTAAGTATCCCAATCATCGAGAATGTGGCCCACGAGGAAGACTTGATTGATAGTTTAAATGACGTGTTGGATAAAAATCCTCACACTTGCGCTGTCATCGTAAGAAGACATGGAATTTTTGTCTGGGGCCCAACAATCGATAAAGCAAAAATCTATAACGAAGcaattgattatttaatggAGCTGGCTATCAAGATGTATCAATTAGGTATTCCCACCACTTGTGGCATtggagaagaaaagaattatttaaaataa